In Streptomyces sp. NBC_00344, the genomic window GGGAACGGTCGACGTCCGCATACACCTGCGCCACGATCTCCGGTGCCGAGGTCAGGCCGCCTTCGGCCGCCGTTTCCACCTGGGCGAGGCGATGCGCCCGGTGTGCGAGATAGAACTCGACCACTCCCTGGGCGTCCTCGAGAACCGGCCCGTGCCCCGGCAGGACCGTGTGCACACCGTCGTCCACGGTCAGGGACCGCAGCCGCCGCAGCGAGTCGAGATAGTCGCCGAGCCGCCCTTCGGGGTGCGCCACCACCGTCGTACCGCGCCCGAGGACCGTGTCACCCGTCAGGACCGCCCGGTCGGCGGGGAGATGGAAGCAGAGGGAATCCTCGGTGTGCCCCGGGGTCGGTACGACGCGCAGTTCCAGACCGCCCGTCGTGATGACGTCGCCCGCCGCGAGCCCTTCGTCGCCGAGCCGCAGCGCCGGGTCCAGGGCTCTGACCGGGCTCCGCGTCAGCTCGGCGAACCGTGCCGCACCCTCCGCGTGGTCCGGATGGCCATGGGTCAGCAGCGTCGTGGCGACCCGCTTGCCCGCCCGTTCCGCGGTGGCGATCACGGCCCGGAGGTGTACGTCGTCGAGCGGGCCGGGGTCGATGACGACCGCCAGTTCCGAGCCTGGCTCGCACACGATCCAGGTATTGGTGCCGTCGAGCGTCATCGCCGACGCGTTGGGCGCGAGTACGTTCACCGCCCGCGGCGATGCAGGCCCCGAGACGACACTGCCCCTGGGCTGGCCTGGGAGGGCCGCTGCTTCACTCATGCCGGGTCTCCGGCCGTGGGCAGGCGCCGGGTGAACTCGTCGTGCCCCGGCCAGCTCAGCACCAGCTCACCCGCCTCCAGGCGGGCCCGGGCCAGCACCGGCTCGAGATCCTGGTCGTCCGCACCGGCCAGCGCGTCGGCCACGGTCGCGTACGGCTCGAGGGAGCGCAGCGTCGAGATCGTCGGCGGCATCATCAGCAGCTCTCCCCTGTCGTAACCGGCGGCAGCCTCAGCAGGCCGGATCCACACGGTACGGTCCGCCTCCGTCGAAGCGTTCCGGGTGCGCTGGCCGCTCGGCAGGGCGGCGGCGAAGAACCACGTGTCGTACCGCTTGGGCTCGAACTCCGGCGTGATCCAGCGCGCCCAGGCACCGAGCAGGTCGGAGCGCAGTACCAGGCCGCGGCGCTCCAGGAAGTCGGCGAACGAGAGATCTCGGGCGACCAGCGCAGCCCGGTCCGCCTCCCAGTCGTCCCCTGAGAGGTCGCTGACCACGCTGCCCGGGGTGGGACCGGCGAGCAGTACCCCGGCCTCCTCATAGGTCTCCCGTACGGCCGCGCACACGATCGCCTGCGCGGCGGCCGCGTCCACTCCGAGCCGGGTGCCCCAGGCTTCCCTGCTGGGCCCTGCCCAGGCGACCGCCCGGTCGTCGTCACGCGGGTCCACCCCACCGCCCGGATAGGCGTAGGCGCCCCCGGCGAAGGCCATGGAGGTGCGGCGGCGGAGCATGTGCACGGCGGGACCGGGGACTGCGCCGGTGTCATCGCGGAGCAGCATGACGGTGGCGGCCCTGCGGGGCTGGACGGGCGTGAGGTCGCCGGCTGCCAGAGCACGGATGCGGCCG contains:
- a CDS encoding NUDIX hydrolase, whose amino-acid sequence is MSNGQWYPPEWPGRIRALAAGDLTPVQPRRAATVMLLRDDTGAVPGPAVHMLRRRTSMAFAGGAYAYPGGGVDPRDDDRAVAWAGPSREAWGTRLGVDAAAAQAIVCAAVRETYEEAGVLLAGPTPGSVVSDLSGDDWEADRAALVARDLSFADFLERRGLVLRSDLLGAWARWITPEFEPKRYDTWFFAAALPSGQRTRNASTEADRTVWIRPAEAAAGYDRGELLMMPPTISTLRSLEPYATVADALAGADDQDLEPVLARARLEAGELVLSWPGHDEFTRRLPTAGDPA
- a CDS encoding MBL fold metallo-hydrolase, whose amino-acid sequence is MSEAAALPGQPRGSVVSGPASPRAVNVLAPNASAMTLDGTNTWIVCEPGSELAVVIDPGPLDDVHLRAVIATAERAGKRVATTLLTHGHPDHAEGAARFAELTRSPVRALDPALRLGDEGLAAGDVITTGGLELRVVPTPGHTEDSLCFHLPADRAVLTGDTVLGRGTTVVAHPEGRLGDYLDSLRRLRSLTVDDGVHTVLPGHGPVLEDAQGVVEFYLAHRAHRLAQVETAAEGGLTSAPEIVAQVYADVDRSLWPAAELSVRAQLEYLREHGLI